Proteins from a single region of Rhodovibrio salinarum DSM 9154:
- a CDS encoding ion transporter, which yields MTLDALTQSAWRARLTQLVEHARTRQVITALICLNAVTLGLETWDDATRVAGGWLVAIDTAILSVFVAEVGAKIVAYGRRFPRDPWNVFDFVVVGIGLIPATHSFSVLRALRVLRVLRLVSVVPSMRRVVQALLSAIPGMGSIVLLLGLIYYVCGVMATKLFGAAFPEWFGSIGASMYSLFQIMTLESWSMGIVRPVMEVHPWAWAFFVPFILLTSFAVLNLFIAIIVNAMEAHHRAEVADEEAQREAVRQQRHERLDEEMRGLREELQALRQAVERRGER from the coding sequence ATGACCCTTGACGCCCTGACCCAAAGCGCCTGGCGGGCGCGCCTGACGCAGTTGGTCGAGCACGCACGTACGCGCCAGGTGATCACCGCGCTGATCTGCCTGAATGCGGTGACGCTCGGGCTGGAGACCTGGGACGATGCGACACGTGTGGCCGGCGGTTGGCTGGTGGCGATCGATACCGCGATCCTTTCGGTGTTCGTCGCGGAGGTGGGGGCCAAGATCGTCGCCTACGGCCGACGGTTTCCGCGCGACCCCTGGAACGTCTTCGACTTCGTCGTGGTCGGCATCGGCCTGATCCCGGCGACCCACAGCTTTTCCGTGCTGCGGGCGCTGCGGGTGCTCAGGGTGCTGCGCCTGGTGTCGGTGGTGCCGTCGATGCGCCGGGTGGTGCAGGCGCTGTTGTCGGCGATTCCCGGTATGGGCTCGATCGTGCTGCTGCTGGGCCTGATCTATTACGTCTGCGGGGTGATGGCGACCAAGCTGTTCGGTGCCGCCTTCCCGGAGTGGTTCGGGTCGATCGGGGCGTCGATGTATTCGCTGTTCCAGATCATGACGCTGGAAAGCTGGTCGATGGGCATCGTCCGCCCGGTGATGGAGGTCCACCCCTGGGCCTGGGCGTTCTTCGTACCGTTCATCCTGCTGACCAGCTTCGCCGTTTTGAACCTGTTCATCGCGATCATCGTCAACGCGATGGAGGCTCACCATCGCGCCGAGGTCGCGGACGAGGAAGCCCAGCGCGAGGCCGTACGCCAGCAGCGTCACGAGCGTTTGGACGAGGAGATGCGGGGCCTTCGCGAGGAGCTGCAGGCCTTGCGTCAGGCCGTCGAGCGGCGCGGGGAGCGTTGA
- the truA gene encoding tRNA pseudouridine(38-40) synthase TruA produces MTPQTPTRWKLVLEYDGGGFVGWQRQDSGRGVQQAVEEAVRALSGEDTQVQAAGRTDSGVHALAQVAHVDLLKPLDGDTLRDALNHFLRTESVVVLSAEAAAEGFHARFSASERAYLYRILNRRPPPTLEAGRVWWVPTPLDAAAMHAGAQRLVGHHDFTSFRASECQAASPVKTLDALDVIRDGTEIRITARARSFLHHQMRNIAGTLRLVGEGKWTPDDVTRALDARCRSAAGPTAPPEGLYLTHVRYDDA; encoded by the coding sequence ATGACACCGCAGACGCCAACGCGCTGGAAACTGGTGCTGGAGTACGACGGCGGCGGCTTCGTCGGCTGGCAACGCCAGGATAGCGGGCGCGGCGTGCAGCAGGCGGTCGAGGAGGCGGTGCGCGCCCTAAGCGGCGAAGACACGCAGGTGCAGGCCGCCGGACGCACCGACTCCGGCGTGCATGCGCTGGCGCAGGTGGCGCACGTCGACCTGCTGAAGCCGCTCGACGGCGATACCTTGCGCGACGCGCTGAACCACTTCCTGCGGACCGAGTCCGTCGTGGTCCTTTCCGCCGAAGCGGCGGCCGAGGGCTTTCATGCCCGTTTTTCCGCGAGCGAGCGCGCCTATCTCTACCGCATCCTGAACCGACGGCCGCCACCGACGCTGGAGGCCGGACGCGTCTGGTGGGTGCCCACGCCCCTCGACGCTGCGGCGATGCACGCCGGCGCACAGCGCTTGGTCGGCCACCACGACTTCACCTCCTTCCGGGCGAGCGAATGCCAGGCGGCGTCGCCGGTGAAAACGCTGGACGCCCTCGATGTCATCCGCGATGGCACGGAGATCCGGATCACCGCCCGCGCGCGCTCATTCCTGCACCATCAGATGCGCAACATCGCGGGCACCTTGCGTCTGGTCGGCGAAGGCAAGTGGACGCCGGACGATGTTACGCGCGCGTTGGACGCCCGCTGCCGGAGCGCGGCCGGGCCGACGGCACCGCCCGAAGGTTTGTACCTGACGCACGTACGCTACGACGACGCCTGA
- a CDS encoding DUF3772 domain-containing protein: MTPLRRVFPFCFPRVRWGGLVLACLLALLVLGPAPVVAQSGGSGEQAESTEQAQSEPLELSEVLQQTQQASDELGSGLLLSDSRLTYWRQRLPQLRQRAAAIEAEARGQVDSTQRLLDALGPPPEDGHEPRPVATERDRLQQQLNNERARLKQAQLAIARADELLGQVQSASRERFTSRLLVRGPSPLTPQTWVFAGEQLTSSLSQLVTVIASADHLKRTHDDWLNIAGGALAIVLVSLVIAWLLRRILLQRFGRTPQAEPPPTLVRLTGALLHTLFYLLVPGLAMSALYAYLEAVGLMQGLLDQLALNAALAVAFAFLIDGLARAVTAPEASAWRILPVSDPCAVRVGWIARVGAIVFGADILIVRMGRVLQAGEAIAVVHHLLFGLIVSALLLALTRRDIWQPPELDESTDEALKAARRKARTWAAIGVLALALSVLGSIVFGYYELSRYIITRTILTGVLIGLLLLLHAVAREGITTIFQMTRLRTTGRRQEDSTTPILQFWIGAGVDVLVLALGVLLALPLWGVEWNDLWAWLRDALMGFTLGGVTISPFDLALAIALFVVVLSITRVIQRTLDTRVLPQTRLDIGVRESLRTFTGYLGLIVAGLIALSTAGLNLSNLAIVAGALSVGIGFGLQAIVNNFVSGLILLFERPIKVGDWVVIGQHQGYIKRIRVRSTEIETFDQSSVIVPNSDFISQSIINWTHTNRVCRVIVPVRVAHGTDTQEVHDLLLQVAREHPHVLRMPEAHVLFMDFGESALHFELRVFARDTDYFLSLASELRFAIDQKFRESNIVIPYPQRDLHIRTGTMDRGRARIDRPETDIPEQGTTPASGGPDGD, encoded by the coding sequence GTGACTCCTTTGCGCCGCGTTTTCCCCTTCTGCTTCCCCCGCGTCCGCTGGGGTGGGCTGGTGTTGGCATGCCTGCTGGCGCTGCTCGTTCTGGGACCGGCCCCGGTCGTGGCGCAGAGCGGCGGCAGTGGCGAGCAGGCCGAGAGTACGGAACAGGCCCAGTCCGAGCCGCTTGAGCTGTCGGAGGTTCTGCAGCAGACCCAGCAGGCGTCGGATGAGCTTGGCAGCGGTCTGCTGCTGTCCGACAGTCGCCTGACCTACTGGCGTCAACGTCTCCCCCAACTGCGCCAGCGAGCCGCGGCGATCGAGGCCGAGGCCCGTGGACAGGTCGATTCGACCCAGCGTTTGCTGGACGCCCTGGGACCGCCGCCGGAGGACGGGCACGAACCGCGCCCGGTGGCAACGGAGCGTGACCGCCTGCAGCAGCAGCTGAACAACGAGCGGGCGCGCCTCAAGCAGGCGCAGCTGGCGATCGCGCGCGCCGACGAACTGCTGGGCCAGGTGCAGAGCGCCAGCCGGGAGCGCTTCACCAGCCGTCTGCTGGTGCGGGGGCCCTCGCCGTTGACGCCGCAGACCTGGGTGTTTGCCGGCGAGCAGTTGACCAGCTCGTTGTCCCAGCTGGTCACCGTGATCGCGAGCGCCGACCATTTGAAGCGCACGCATGACGACTGGCTGAATATCGCTGGTGGCGCGCTGGCGATCGTCCTGGTCAGCCTGGTGATCGCGTGGCTGCTGCGCCGGATTCTGTTGCAGCGCTTCGGCAGAACGCCGCAGGCCGAGCCGCCGCCCACCCTGGTACGCCTCACCGGCGCGTTGCTGCACACGCTGTTTTACCTGCTGGTCCCCGGGCTCGCGATGTCGGCCCTGTACGCCTATCTTGAGGCAGTCGGGCTGATGCAGGGGCTGCTCGACCAGTTAGCGCTGAATGCGGCCCTGGCGGTGGCTTTCGCCTTCCTGATCGATGGCCTGGCGCGGGCCGTCACCGCGCCGGAGGCAAGCGCCTGGCGCATCCTGCCGGTATCCGATCCCTGCGCGGTTCGGGTGGGCTGGATCGCGCGGGTCGGCGCGATCGTGTTCGGCGCCGACATCCTGATCGTGCGCATGGGGCGGGTATTGCAGGCGGGCGAGGCGATCGCGGTCGTCCATCATCTGCTGTTCGGCCTGATCGTCTCGGCGCTGCTGCTGGCGCTCACCCGGCGCGACATCTGGCAGCCCCCGGAACTGGACGAGAGTACGGACGAGGCGCTCAAGGCCGCCCGCCGCAAAGCCCGCACCTGGGCGGCAATCGGGGTGCTGGCGCTCGCCCTCAGTGTGCTCGGCTCGATCGTGTTCGGCTACTACGAGCTGTCCCGCTACATCATTACGCGCACCATCCTGACCGGGGTGCTGATCGGTCTGCTGCTGTTGCTGCACGCGGTCGCGCGCGAGGGCATCACCACGATCTTCCAGATGACCCGGCTGCGCACGACGGGTCGACGGCAGGAGGACAGCACCACGCCGATCCTGCAGTTCTGGATCGGTGCCGGTGTCGATGTGCTGGTGCTGGCCCTGGGTGTGCTGCTGGCCTTGCCGCTTTGGGGGGTCGAGTGGAACGACCTCTGGGCCTGGCTGCGGGACGCGCTGATGGGCTTCACGCTCGGCGGAGTGACGATTTCGCCGTTCGACCTGGCGCTTGCGATCGCGCTGTTCGTGGTGGTGTTGTCGATCACCCGGGTGATTCAGCGCACGCTCGATACCCGTGTGCTGCCGCAGACCCGGCTCGACATCGGGGTGCGCGAGAGCTTGCGCACCTTCACCGGCTACCTCGGCCTGATCGTGGCCGGGCTGATCGCGCTGTCGACCGCGGGGCTCAATCTCTCCAACCTGGCGATCGTTGCCGGTGCGCTGTCGGTGGGTATCGGTTTTGGGCTGCAGGCGATCGTCAACAACTTCGTCTCCGGTCTGATCCTGCTGTTCGAGCGGCCGATCAAGGTGGGCGACTGGGTCGTGATCGGCCAGCACCAGGGCTATATCAAGCGGATTCGCGTGCGCTCGACCGAGATCGAGACGTTCGACCAGTCGTCCGTGATCGTGCCGAACAGCGATTTCATCAGCCAGTCGATCATCAACTGGACCCATACCAACCGGGTCTGCCGCGTGATCGTGCCGGTGCGCGTGGCCCACGGCACCGATACACAGGAGGTCCACGACCTGCTGCTGCAGGTGGCGCGCGAGCATCCGCATGTGCTGCGCATGCCCGAGGCGCACGTCTTGTTCATGGACTTCGGCGAAAGCGCGCTGCACTTCGAGTTGCGCGTGTTCGCGCGGGACACCGACTATTTCCTGTCGCTGGCCAGCGAACTGCGCTTTGCGATCGACCAGAAGTTCCGCGAGAGCAATATCGTCATTCCCTACCCGCAGCGCGACCTGCATATCCGCACCGGCACGATGGACCGCGGCCGTGCCCGGATCGACCGGCCGGAAACCGATATCCCCGAACAGGGCACCACCCCGGCCAGCGGCGGGCCGGATGGGGACTAG